The following are from one region of the Populus trichocarpa isolate Nisqually-1 chromosome 8, P.trichocarpa_v4.1, whole genome shotgun sequence genome:
- the LOC112328447 gene encoding glycine-rich cell wall structural protein isoform X12, with amino-acid sequence MGKFSSKYVGVLAVIFVLVLGIAECRKIEKDGFGDGAGGGGGFGGGAGLGGGGGGVGGGGGAGGGFGGGKGGGVGIGGGKGGGVGGGVGGGAGGGIGGGAGGGGGAGGGAGGGIGGGGGKGGGFGGGVGGGSGGGIGGGKGGGVGGGVGGGSGGGIGGGAGGGGGVGVGAGGGAGGGGGIGGGKGGGVGGGVGGGSGGGFGGGAGGGGGVGGGAGGGIGGGAGGGKGGGAGGGFGGGAGGGAGGGFGGGGGFGGGSGGGH; translated from the exons ATGGGGAAATTTTCAAGCAAGTATGTTGGCGTTTTAGCtgtgatatttgttttagtgCTAGGTATAGCAGAATgtagaaaaatagagaaagatgGCTTTGGAGATGGTGCTGGGGGAGGTGGAGGCTTTGGTGGTGGTGCTGGTctaggtggtggtggaggaggtgttggaggaggaggcggtGCTGGTGGTGGCTTCGGAGGAGGCAAGGGTGGTGGTGTAGGAATTGGAGGAGGCAAAGGTGGAGGGGTTGGGGGTGGTGTAGGTGGGGGTGCTGGTGGTGGCATTGGAGGTGGAGCCGGGGGAGGAGGTGGTGCCGGTGGGGGTGCTGGTGGAGGTATTGGAGGTGGAGGAGGCAAAGGTGGAGGGTTTGGAG GTGGTGTAGGTGGGGGTTCTGGTGGAGGTATTGGAGGAGGCAAAG GTGGAGGGGTTGGAGGTGGTGTAGGTGGGGGTTCTGGTGGTGGCATTGGAG GTGGAGCCGGGGGAGGTGGTGGAGTTGGAGTTGGTGCTGGTGGGGGcgctggtggtggtggaggtatTGGAGGAGGCAAAGGTGGAGGGGTTGGAGGTGGTGTAGGTGGGGGTTCTGGTGGTGGTTTTGGTGGTGGAGCCGGGGGAGGTGGCGGAGTTGGAGGGGGTGCTGGTGGTGGCATCGGAGGTGGTGCTGGTGGCGGAAAAGGTGGTGGTGCAGGAGGAGGATTTGGTGGGGGAGCTGGaggtggtgctggtggtggcttcggaggaggaggaggtttcGGTGGAGGAAGTGGCGGTGGGCATTAA
- the LOC112328447 gene encoding glycine-rich cell wall structural protein isoform X8 yields the protein MGKFSSKYVGVLAVIFVLVLGIAECRKIEKDGFGDGAGGGGGFGGGAGLGGGGGGVGGGGGAGGGFGGGKGGGVGIGGGKGGGVGGGVGGGAGGGIGGGAGGGGGAGGGAGGGIGGGGGKGGGFGGGAGGGAGGGIGGGKGGGVGGGVGGGSGGGIGGGKGGGFGGGVGGGSGGGIGGGAGGGGGVGVGAGGGAGGGGGIGGGKGGGVGGGVGGGSGGGFGGGAGGGGGVGGGAGGGIGGGAGGGKGGGAGGGFGGGAGGGAGGGFGGGGGFGGGSGGGH from the exons ATGGGGAAATTTTCAAGCAAGTATGTTGGCGTTTTAGCtgtgatatttgttttagtgCTAGGTATAGCAGAATgtagaaaaatagagaaagatgGCTTTGGAGATGGTGCTGGGGGAGGTGGAGGCTTTGGTGGTGGTGCTGGTctaggtggtggtggaggaggtgttggaggaggaggcggtGCTGGTGGTGGCTTCGGAGGAGGCAAGGGTGGTGGTGTAGGAATTGGAGGAGGCAAAGGTGGAGGGGTTGGGGGTGGTGTAGGTGGGGGTGCTGGTGGTGGCATTGGAGGTGGAGCCGGGGGAGGAGGTGGTGCCGGTGGGGGTGCTGGTGGAGGTATTGGAGGTGGAGGAGGCAAAGGTGGAGGGTTTGGAGGTGGTGCCGGTGGGGGTGCTGGTGGAGGTATTGGAGGAGGCAAAGGTGGAGGGGTTGGAGGTGGTGTAGGTGGGGGTTCTGGTGGAGGTATTGGAGGAGGCAAAGGTGGAGGGTTTGGAGGTGGTGTAGGTGGGGGTTCTGGTGGTGGCATTGGAGGTGGAGCCGGGGGAG GTGGTGGAGTTGGAGTTGGTGCTGGTGGGGGcgctggtggtggtggaggtatTGGAGGAGGCAAAGGTGGAGGGGTTGGAGGTGGTGTAGGTGGGGGTTCTGGTGGTGGTTTTGGTGGTGGAGCCGGGGGAGGTGGCGGAGTTGGAGGGGGTGCTGGTGGTGGCATCGGAGGTGGTGCTGGTGGCGGAAAAGGTGGTGGTGCAGGAGGAGGATTTGGTGGGGGAGCTGGaggtggtgctggtggtggcttcggaggaggaggaggtttcGGTGGAGGAAGTGGCGGTGGGCATTAA
- the LOC112328447 gene encoding glycine-rich cell wall structural protein isoform X11: MGKFSSKYVGVLAVIFVLVLGIAECRKIEKDGFGDGAGGGGGFGGGAGLGGGGGGVGGGGGAGGGFGGGKGGGVGIGGGKGGGVGGGVGGGAGGGIGGGAGGGGGAGGGAGGGIGGGGGKGGGFGGGVGGGSGGGIGGGKGGGFGGGVGGGSGGGIGGGAGGGGGVGVGAGGGAGGGGGIGGGKGGGVGGGVGGGSGGGFGGGAGGGGGVGGGAGGGIGGGAGGGKGGGAGGGFGGGAGGGAGGGFGGGGGFGGGSGGGH; this comes from the exons ATGGGGAAATTTTCAAGCAAGTATGTTGGCGTTTTAGCtgtgatatttgttttagtgCTAGGTATAGCAGAATgtagaaaaatagagaaagatgGCTTTGGAGATGGTGCTGGGGGAGGTGGAGGCTTTGGTGGTGGTGCTGGTctaggtggtggtggaggaggtgttggaggaggaggcggtGCTGGTGGTGGCTTCGGAGGAGGCAAGGGTGGTGGTGTAGGAATTGGAGGAGGCAAAGGTGGAGGGGTTGGGGGTGGTGTAGGTGGGGGTGCTGGTGGTGGCATTGGAGGTGGAGCCGGGGGAGGAGGTGGTGCCGGTGGGGGTGCTGGTGGAGGTATTGGAGGTGGAGGAGGCAAAGGTGGAGGGTTTGGAG GTGGTGTAGGTGGGGGTTCTGGTGGAGGTATTGGAGGAGGCAAAGGTGGAGGGTTTGGAGGTGGTGTAGGTGGGGGTTCTGGTGGTGGCATTGGAGGTGGAGCCGGGGGAG GTGGTGGAGTTGGAGTTGGTGCTGGTGGGGGcgctggtggtggtggaggtatTGGAGGAGGCAAAGGTGGAGGGGTTGGAGGTGGTGTAGGTGGGGGTTCTGGTGGTGGTTTTGGTGGTGGAGCCGGGGGAGGTGGCGGAGTTGGAGGGGGTGCTGGTGGTGGCATCGGAGGTGGTGCTGGTGGCGGAAAAGGTGGTGGTGCAGGAGGAGGATTTGGTGGGGGAGCTGGaggtggtgctggtggtggcttcggaggaggaggaggtttcGGTGGAGGAAGTGGCGGTGGGCATTAA
- the LOC112328447 gene encoding glycine-rich cell wall structural protein isoform X13 — protein sequence MGKFSSKYVGVLAVIFVLVLGIAECRKIEKDGFGDGAGGGGGFGGGAGLGGGGGGVGGGGGAGGGFGGGKGGGVGIGGGKGGGVGGGVGGGAGGGIGGGAGGGGGAGGGAGGGIGGGGGKGGGFGGGAGGGAGGGIGGGKGGGVGGGVGGGSGGGIGGGAGGGGGVGVGAGGGAGGGGGIGGGKGGGVGGGVGGGSGGGFGGGAGGGGGVGGGAGGGIGGGAGGGKGGGAGGGFGGGAGGGAGGGFGGGGGFGGGSGGGH from the exons ATGGGGAAATTTTCAAGCAAGTATGTTGGCGTTTTAGCtgtgatatttgttttagtgCTAGGTATAGCAGAATgtagaaaaatagagaaagatgGCTTTGGAGATGGTGCTGGGGGAGGTGGAGGCTTTGGTGGTGGTGCTGGTctaggtggtggtggaggaggtgttggaggaggaggcggtGCTGGTGGTGGCTTCGGAGGAGGCAAGGGTGGTGGTGTAGGAATTGGAGGAGGCAAAGGTGGAGGGGTTGGGGGTGGTGTAGGTGGGGGTGCTGGTGGTGGCATTGGAGGTGGAGCCGGGGGAGGAGGTGGTGCCGGTGGGGGTGCTGGTGGAGGTATTGGAGGTGGAGGAGGCAAAGGTGGAGGGTTTGGAGGTGGTGCCGGTGGGGGTGCTGGTGGAGGTATTGGAGGAGGCAAAGGTGGAGGGGTTGGAGGTGGTGTAG GTGGGGGTTCTGGTGGTGGCATTGGAGGTGGAGCCGGGGGAG GTGGTGGAGTTGGAGTTGGTGCTGGTGGGGGcgctggtggtggtggaggtatTGGAGGAGGCAAAGGTGGAGGGGTTGGAGGTGGTGTAGGTGGGGGTTCTGGTGGTGGTTTTGGTGGTGGAGCCGGGGGAGGTGGCGGAGTTGGAGGGGGTGCTGGTGGTGGCATCGGAGGTGGTGCTGGTGGCGGAAAAGGTGGTGGTGCAGGAGGAGGATTTGGTGGGGGAGCTGGaggtggtgctggtggtggcttcggaggaggaggaggtttcGGTGGAGGAAGTGGCGGTGGGCATTAA
- the LOC112328447 gene encoding glycine-rich cell wall structural protein isoform X3 encodes MGKFSSKYVGVLAVIFVLVLGIAECRKIEKDGFGDGAGGGGGFGGGAGLGGGGGGVGGGGGAGGGFGGGKGGGVGIGGGKGGGVGGGVGGGAGGGIGGGAGGGGGAGGGAGGGIGGGGGKGGGFGGGAGGGAGGGIGGGKGGGVGGGVGGGSGGGIGGGAGGGGGAGGGAGGGAGGGGGIGGGKGGGVGGGVGGGSGGGIGGGVGGGSGGGIGGGAGGGGGVGVGAGGGAGGGGGIGGGKGGGVGGGVGGGSGGGFGGGAGGGGGVGGGAGGGIGGGAGGGKGGGAGGGFGGGAGGGAGGGFGGGGGFGGGSGGGH; translated from the exons ATGGGGAAATTTTCAAGCAAGTATGTTGGCGTTTTAGCtgtgatatttgttttagtgCTAGGTATAGCAGAATgtagaaaaatagagaaagatgGCTTTGGAGATGGTGCTGGGGGAGGTGGAGGCTTTGGTGGTGGTGCTGGTctaggtggtggtggaggaggtgttggaggaggaggcggtGCTGGTGGTGGCTTCGGAGGAGGCAAGGGTGGTGGTGTAGGAATTGGAGGAGGCAAAGGTGGAGGGGTTGGGGGTGGTGTAGGTGGGGGTGCTGGTGGTGGCATTGGAGGTGGAGCCGGGGGAGGAGGTGGTGCCGGTGGGGGTGCTGGTGGAGGTATTGGAGGTGGAGGAGGCAAAGGTGGAGGGTTTGGAGGTGGTGCCGGTGGGGGTGCTGGTGGAGGTATTGGAGGAGGCAAAGGTGGAGGGGTTGGAGGTGGTGTAG GTGGGGGTTCTGGTGGTGGCATTGGAGGTGGAGCCGGGGGAGGTGGTGGAGCTGGTGGGGGCGCTGGTGGTGGcgctggtggtggtggaggtatTGGAGGAGGCAAAGGTGGAGGGGTTGGAGGTGGTGTAGGTGGGGGTTCTGGTGGTGGCATTGGAGGTGGTGTAGGTGGGGGTTCTGGTGGTGGAATTGGAGGTGGAGCCGGGGGAGGTGGTGGAGTTGGAGTTGGTGCTGGTGGGGGcgctggtggtggtggaggtatTGGAGGAGGCAAAGGTGGAGGGGTTGGAGGTGGTGTAGGTGGGGGTTCTGGTGGTGGTTTTGGTGGTGGAGCCGGGGGAGGTGGCGGAGTTGGAGGGGGTGCTGGTGGTGGCATCGGAGGTGGTGCTGGTGGCGGAAAAGGTGGTGGTGCAGGAGGAGGATTTGGTGGGGGAGCTGGaggtggtgctggtggtggcttcggaggaggaggaggtttcGGTGGAGGAAGTGGCGGTGGGCATTAA
- the LOC112328447 gene encoding glycine-rich cell wall structural protein isoform X6 gives MGKFSSKYVGVLAVIFVLVLGIAECRKIEKDGFGDGAGGGGGFGGGAGLGGGGGGVGGGGGAGGGFGGGKGGGVGIGGGKGGGVGGGVGGGAGGGIGGGAGGGGGAGGGAGGGIGGGGGKGGGFGGGAGGGAGGGIGGGKGGGVGGGVGGGSGGGIGGGKGGGFGGGVGGGSGGGIGGGVGGGSGGGIGGGAGGGGGVGVGAGGGAGGGGGIGGGKGGGVGGGVGGGSGGGFGGGAGGGGGVGGGAGGGIGGGAGGGKGGGAGGGFGGGAGGGAGGGFGGGGGFGGGSGGGH, from the exons ATGGGGAAATTTTCAAGCAAGTATGTTGGCGTTTTAGCtgtgatatttgttttagtgCTAGGTATAGCAGAATgtagaaaaatagagaaagatgGCTTTGGAGATGGTGCTGGGGGAGGTGGAGGCTTTGGTGGTGGTGCTGGTctaggtggtggtggaggaggtgttggaggaggaggcggtGCTGGTGGTGGCTTCGGAGGAGGCAAGGGTGGTGGTGTAGGAATTGGAGGAGGCAAAGGTGGAGGGGTTGGGGGTGGTGTAGGTGGGGGTGCTGGTGGTGGCATTGGAGGTGGAGCCGGGGGAGGAGGTGGTGCCGGTGGGGGTGCTGGTGGAGGTATTGGAGGTGGAGGAGGCAAAGGTGGAGGGTTTGGAGGTGGTGCCGGTGGGGGTGCTGGTGGAGGTATTGGAGGAGGCAAAGGTGGAGGGGTTGGAGGTGGTGTAGGTGGGGGTTCTGGTGGAGGTATTGGAGGAGGCAAAGGTGGAGGGTTTGGAGGTGGTGTAGGTGGGGGTTCTGGTGGTGGCATTGGAG GTGGTGTAGGTGGGGGTTCTGGTGGTGGCATTGGAG GTGGAGCCGGGGGAGGTGGTGGAGTTGGAGTTGGTGCTGGTGGGGGcgctggtggtggtggaggtatTGGAGGAGGCAAAGGTGGAGGGGTTGGAGGTGGTGTAGGTGGGGGTTCTGGTGGTGGTTTTGGTGGTGGAGCCGGGGGAGGTGGCGGAGTTGGAGGGGGTGCTGGTGGTGGCATCGGAGGTGGTGCTGGTGGCGGAAAAGGTGGTGGTGCAGGAGGAGGATTTGGTGGGGGAGCTGGaggtggtgctggtggtggcttcggaggaggaggaggtttcGGTGGAGGAAGTGGCGGTGGGCATTAA
- the LOC112328447 gene encoding glycine-rich cell wall structural protein isoform X10 yields the protein MGKFSSKYVGVLAVIFVLVLGIAECRKIEKDGFGDGAGGGGGFGGGAGLGGGGGGVGGGGGAGGGFGGGKGGGVGIGGGKGGGVGGGVGGGAGGGIGGGAGGGGGAGGGAGGGIGGGGGKGGGFGGGAGGGAGGGIGGGKGGGVGGGVGGGSGGGIGGGVGGGSGGGIGGGAGGGGGVGVGAGGGAGGGGGIGGGKGGGVGGGVGGGSGGGFGGGAGGGGGVGGGAGGGIGGGAGGGKGGGAGGGFGGGAGGGAGGGFGGGGGFGGGSGGGH from the exons ATGGGGAAATTTTCAAGCAAGTATGTTGGCGTTTTAGCtgtgatatttgttttagtgCTAGGTATAGCAGAATgtagaaaaatagagaaagatgGCTTTGGAGATGGTGCTGGGGGAGGTGGAGGCTTTGGTGGTGGTGCTGGTctaggtggtggtggaggaggtgttggaggaggaggcggtGCTGGTGGTGGCTTCGGAGGAGGCAAGGGTGGTGGTGTAGGAATTGGAGGAGGCAAAGGTGGAGGGGTTGGGGGTGGTGTAGGTGGGGGTGCTGGTGGTGGCATTGGAGGTGGAGCCGGGGGAGGAGGTGGTGCCGGTGGGGGTGCTGGTGGAGGTATTGGAGGTGGAGGAGGCAAAGGTGGAGGGTTTGGAGGTGGTGCCGGTGGGGGTGCTGGTGGAGGTATTGGAGGAGGCAAAGGTGGAGGGGTTGGAGGTGGTGTAG GTGGGGGTTCTGGTGGTGGCATTGGAG GTGGTGTAGGTGGGGGTTCTGGTGGTGGCATTGGAG GTGGAGCCGGGGGAGGTGGTGGAGTTGGAGTTGGTGCTGGTGGGGGcgctggtggtggtggaggtatTGGAGGAGGCAAAGGTGGAGGGGTTGGAGGTGGTGTAGGTGGGGGTTCTGGTGGTGGTTTTGGTGGTGGAGCCGGGGGAGGTGGCGGAGTTGGAGGGGGTGCTGGTGGTGGCATCGGAGGTGGTGCTGGTGGCGGAAAAGGTGGTGGTGCAGGAGGAGGATTTGGTGGGGGAGCTGGaggtggtgctggtggtggcttcggaggaggaggaggtttcGGTGGAGGAAGTGGCGGTGGGCATTAA
- the LOC112328447 gene encoding glycine-rich cell wall structural protein isoform X9, with the protein MGKFSSKYVGVLAVIFVLVLGIAECRKIEKDGFGDGAGGGGGFGGGAGLGGGGGGVGGGGGAGGGFGGGKGGGVGIGGGKGGGVGGGVGGGAGGGIGGGAGGGGGAGGGAGGGIGGGGGKGGGFGGGAGGGAGGGIGGGKGGGVGGGVGGGSGGGIGGGKGGGVGGGVGGGSGGGIGGGAGGGGGVGVGAGGGAGGGGGIGGGKGGGVGGGVGGGSGGGFGGGAGGGGGVGGGAGGGIGGGAGGGKGGGAGGGFGGGAGGGAGGGFGGGGGFGGGSGGGH; encoded by the exons ATGGGGAAATTTTCAAGCAAGTATGTTGGCGTTTTAGCtgtgatatttgttttagtgCTAGGTATAGCAGAATgtagaaaaatagagaaagatgGCTTTGGAGATGGTGCTGGGGGAGGTGGAGGCTTTGGTGGTGGTGCTGGTctaggtggtggtggaggaggtgttggaggaggaggcggtGCTGGTGGTGGCTTCGGAGGAGGCAAGGGTGGTGGTGTAGGAATTGGAGGAGGCAAAGGTGGAGGGGTTGGGGGTGGTGTAGGTGGGGGTGCTGGTGGTGGCATTGGAGGTGGAGCCGGGGGAGGAGGTGGTGCCGGTGGGGGTGCTGGTGGAGGTATTGGAGGTGGAGGAGGCAAAGGTGGAGGGTTTGGAGGTGGTGCCGGTGGGGGTGCTGGTGGAGGTATTGGAGGAGGCAAAGGTGGAGGGGTTGGAGGTGGTGTAGGTGGGGGTTCTGGTGGAGGTATTGGAGGAGGCAAAG GTGGAGGGGTTGGAGGTGGTGTAGGTGGGGGTTCTGGTGGTGGCATTGGAG GTGGAGCCGGGGGAGGTGGTGGAGTTGGAGTTGGTGCTGGTGGGGGcgctggtggtggtggaggtatTGGAGGAGGCAAAGGTGGAGGGGTTGGAGGTGGTGTAGGTGGGGGTTCTGGTGGTGGTTTTGGTGGTGGAGCCGGGGGAGGTGGCGGAGTTGGAGGGGGTGCTGGTGGTGGCATCGGAGGTGGTGCTGGTGGCGGAAAAGGTGGTGGTGCAGGAGGAGGATTTGGTGGGGGAGCTGGaggtggtgctggtggtggcttcggaggaggaggaggtttcGGTGGAGGAAGTGGCGGTGGGCATTAA
- the LOC112328447 gene encoding glycine-rich cell wall structural protein isoform X7, with product MGKFSSKYVGVLAVIFVLVLGIAECRKIEKDGFGDGAGGGGGFGGGAGLGGGGGGVGGGGGAGGGFGGGKGGGVGIGGGKGGGVGGGVGGGAGGGIGGGAGGGGGAGGGAGGGIGGGGGKGGGFGGGAGGGAGGGIGGGKGGGVGGGVGGGSGGGIGGGKGGGVGGGVGGGSGGGIGGGVGGGSGGGIGGGAGGGGGVGVGAGGGAGGGGGIGGGKGGGVGGGVGGGSGGGFGGGAGGGGGVGGGAGGGIGGGAGGGKGGGAGGGFGGGAGGGAGGGFGGGGGFGGGSGGGH from the exons ATGGGGAAATTTTCAAGCAAGTATGTTGGCGTTTTAGCtgtgatatttgttttagtgCTAGGTATAGCAGAATgtagaaaaatagagaaagatgGCTTTGGAGATGGTGCTGGGGGAGGTGGAGGCTTTGGTGGTGGTGCTGGTctaggtggtggtggaggaggtgttggaggaggaggcggtGCTGGTGGTGGCTTCGGAGGAGGCAAGGGTGGTGGTGTAGGAATTGGAGGAGGCAAAGGTGGAGGGGTTGGGGGTGGTGTAGGTGGGGGTGCTGGTGGTGGCATTGGAGGTGGAGCCGGGGGAGGAGGTGGTGCCGGTGGGGGTGCTGGTGGAGGTATTGGAGGTGGAGGAGGCAAAGGTGGAGGGTTTGGAGGTGGTGCCGGTGGGGGTGCTGGTGGAGGTATTGGAGGAGGCAAAGGTGGAGGGGTTGGAGGTGGTGTAGGTGGGGGTTCTGGTGGAGGTATTGGAGGAGGCAAAG GTGGAGGGGTTGGAGGTGGTGTAGGTGGGGGTTCTGGTGGTGGCATTGGAGGTGGTGTAGGTGGGGGTTCTGGTGGTGGAATTGGAGGTGGAGCCGGGGGAGGTGGTGGAGTTGGAGTTGGTGCTGGTGGGGGcgctggtggtggtggaggtatTGGAGGAGGCAAAGGTGGAGGGGTTGGAGGTGGTGTAGGTGGGGGTTCTGGTGGTGGTTTTGGTGGTGGAGCCGGGGGAGGTGGCGGAGTTGGAGGGGGTGCTGGTGGTGGCATCGGAGGTGGTGCTGGTGGCGGAAAAGGTGGTGGTGCAGGAGGAGGATTTGGTGGGGGAGCTGGaggtggtgctggtggtggcttcggaggaggaggaggtttcGGTGGAGGAAGTGGCGGTGGGCATTAA
- the LOC112328447 gene encoding glycine-rich cell wall structural protein isoform X4 — MGKFSSKYVGVLAVIFVLVLGIAECRKIEKDGFGDGAGGGGGFGGGAGLGGGGGGVGGGGGAGGGFGGGKGGGVGIGGGKGGGVGGGVGGGAGGGIGGGAGGGGGAGGGAGGGIGGGGGKGGGFGGGAGGGAGGGIGGGKGGGVGGGVGGGSGGGIGGGKGGGFGGGVGGGSGGGIGGGKGGGVGGGVGGGSGGGIGGGVGGGSGGGIGGGAGGGGGVGVGAGGGAGGGGGIGGGKGGGVGGGVGGGSGGGFGGGAGGGGGVGGGAGGGIGGGAGGGKGGGAGGGFGGGAGGGAGGGFGGGGGFGGGSGGGH, encoded by the exons ATGGGGAAATTTTCAAGCAAGTATGTTGGCGTTTTAGCtgtgatatttgttttagtgCTAGGTATAGCAGAATgtagaaaaatagagaaagatgGCTTTGGAGATGGTGCTGGGGGAGGTGGAGGCTTTGGTGGTGGTGCTGGTctaggtggtggtggaggaggtgttggaggaggaggcggtGCTGGTGGTGGCTTCGGAGGAGGCAAGGGTGGTGGTGTAGGAATTGGAGGAGGCAAAGGTGGAGGGGTTGGGGGTGGTGTAGGTGGGGGTGCTGGTGGTGGCATTGGAGGTGGAGCCGGGGGAGGAGGTGGTGCCGGTGGGGGTGCTGGTGGAGGTATTGGAGGTGGAGGAGGCAAAGGTGGAGGGTTTGGAGGTGGTGCCGGTGGGGGTGCTGGTGGAGGTATTGGAGGAGGCAAAGGTGGAGGGGTTGGAGGTGGTGTAGGTGGGGGTTCTGGTGGAGGTATTGGAGGAGGCAAAGGTGGAGGGTTTGGAGGTGGTGTAGGTGGGGGTTCTGGTGGTGGCATTGGAG GAGGCAAAGGTGGAGGGGTTGGAGGTGGTGTAGGTGGGGGTTCTGGTGGTGGCATTGGAGGTGGTGTAGGTGGGGGTTCTGGTGGTGGAATTGGAGGTGGAGCCGGGGGAGGTGGTGGAGTTGGAGTTGGTGCTGGTGGGGGcgctggtggtggtggaggtatTGGAGGAGGCAAAGGTGGAGGGGTTGGAGGTGGTGTAGGTGGGGGTTCTGGTGGTGGTTTTGGTGGTGGAGCCGGGGGAGGTGGCGGAGTTGGAGGGGGTGCTGGTGGTGGCATCGGAGGTGGTGCTGGTGGCGGAAAAGGTGGTGGTGCAGGAGGAGGATTTGGTGGGGGAGCTGGaggtggtgctggtggtggcttcggaggaggaggaggtttcGGTGGAGGAAGTGGCGGTGGGCATTAA
- the LOC112328447 gene encoding glycine-rich cell wall structural protein isoform X1 gives MGKFSSKYVGVLAVIFVLVLGIAECRKIEKDGFGDGAGGGGGFGGGAGLGGGGGGVGGGGGAGGGFGGGKGGGVGIGGGKGGGVGGGVGGGAGGGIGGGAGGGGGAGGGAGGGIGGGGGKGGGFGGGAGGGAGGGIGGGKGGGVGGGVGGGSGGGIGGGKGGGFGGGVGGGSGGGIGGGAGGGGGAGGGAGGGAGGGGGIGGGKGGGVGGGVGGGSGGGIGGGAGGGGGVGVGAGGGAGGGGGIGGGKGGGVGGGVGGGSGGGFGGGAGGGGGVGGGAGGGIGGGAGGGKGGGAGGGFGGGAGGGAGGGFGGGGGFGGGSGGGH, from the exons ATGGGGAAATTTTCAAGCAAGTATGTTGGCGTTTTAGCtgtgatatttgttttagtgCTAGGTATAGCAGAATgtagaaaaatagagaaagatgGCTTTGGAGATGGTGCTGGGGGAGGTGGAGGCTTTGGTGGTGGTGCTGGTctaggtggtggtggaggaggtgttggaggaggaggcggtGCTGGTGGTGGCTTCGGAGGAGGCAAGGGTGGTGGTGTAGGAATTGGAGGAGGCAAAGGTGGAGGGGTTGGGGGTGGTGTAGGTGGGGGTGCTGGTGGTGGCATTGGAGGTGGAGCCGGGGGAGGAGGTGGTGCCGGTGGGGGTGCTGGTGGAGGTATTGGAGGTGGAGGAGGCAAAGGTGGAGGGTTTGGAGGTGGTGCCGGTGGGGGTGCTGGTGGAGGTATTGGAGGAGGCAAAGGTGGAGGGGTTGGAGGTGGTGTAGGTGGGGGTTCTGGTGGAGGTATTGGAGGAGGCAAAGGTGGAGGGTTTGGAGGTGGTGTAGGTGGGGGTTCTGGTGGTGGCATTGGAGGTGGAGCCGGGGGAGGTGGTGGAGCTGGTGGGGGCGCTGGTGGTGGcgctggtggtggtggaggtatTGGAGGAGGCAAAGGTGGAGGGGTTGGAGGTGGTGTAGGTGGGGGTTCTGGTGGTGGCATTGGAG GTGGAGCCGGGGGAGGTGGTGGAGTTGGAGTTGGTGCTGGTGGGGGcgctggtggtggtggaggtatTGGAGGAGGCAAAGGTGGAGGGGTTGGAGGTGGTGTAGGTGGGGGTTCTGGTGGTGGTTTTGGTGGTGGAGCCGGGGGAGGTGGCGGAGTTGGAGGGGGTGCTGGTGGTGGCATCGGAGGTGGTGCTGGTGGCGGAAAAGGTGGTGGTGCAGGAGGAGGATTTGGTGGGGGAGCTGGaggtggtgctggtggtggcttcggaggaggaggaggtttcGGTGGAGGAAGTGGCGGTGGGCATTAA